One window of the Pseudomonas sihuiensis genome contains the following:
- a CDS encoding ABC transporter permease: MLQGYGPIIVEGAWLTLTLALCSMALAILLGLTGAALRLSPLRWLANLGDAYATLIRGIPDLVLILLIFYGGQDLVNRIAPSLGYTAYIDINPFVAGVFTMGFIFGAYLSETFRGAFMAIAKGQAEAGAAYGMSGAQVFLRILVPQMIRFAIPGFTNNWLVLTKATALISVVGLQDMMFKAKNAADATREPFTFYLAVAGLYLLLTSVSLLLLRAVEKRYSVGVRTAEI, from the coding sequence ATGCTGCAAGGCTACGGCCCGATCATCGTCGAGGGCGCCTGGCTGACCCTGACTCTGGCTCTGTGTTCGATGGCGCTGGCCATCCTGCTCGGCCTCACCGGCGCTGCGCTGCGCCTCTCGCCACTGCGCTGGCTGGCCAATCTGGGCGACGCCTACGCCACCCTGATCCGGGGCATCCCCGACCTGGTGCTGATCCTGCTGATCTTCTATGGCGGTCAGGACCTGGTGAACCGCATCGCGCCCAGCCTGGGTTACACCGCCTACATCGACATCAACCCCTTCGTCGCCGGTGTGTTCACCATGGGCTTCATCTTCGGCGCCTATCTGTCGGAGACCTTCCGCGGCGCCTTTATGGCCATCGCCAAGGGCCAGGCCGAGGCCGGTGCAGCCTATGGCATGAGCGGCGCCCAGGTGTTCTTGCGCATCCTGGTGCCGCAGATGATCCGCTTCGCCATTCCCGGCTTCACCAACAACTGGCTGGTGCTGACCAAGGCCACCGCGCTGATCTCGGTGGTCGGCCTGCAGGACATGATGTTCAAGGCCAAGAACGCCGCCGACGCCACCCGTGAACCCTTCACGTTCTATCTTGCCGTGGCGGGCCTGTACCTGCTGCTGACCAGCGTCTCGCTGCTGCTCCTGCGCGCCGTCGAAAAGCGTTACTCGGTCGGCGTTCGCACGGCTGAAATCTGA
- a CDS encoding ABC transporter substrate-binding protein yields MNKIALFGALALSTFGTFAVAAEPALRIGIEAAYPPFAFKTADGKIAGFDYDIGNELCAQMQVKCQWIEQEFDGLIPSLKVRKVDAVLSSMSITEDRLKSVDFSKKYYHTPGKLVMKEGSQIQDPSVDLKGKKVAVQRASTYDRYATAELTPAGVNVVRYGSNNEAFLDLLAGRVDAVLADVVNIDEGFLKTDGGKGFALVGPDFNDPRYFGRGAGIAVRKGDAATAEKLNTAIDAIRSNGKYAEVQAKYFDYDIYGQ; encoded by the coding sequence ATGAACAAGATCGCTCTATTCGGCGCCCTGGCGCTCTCCACCTTCGGCACCTTCGCCGTCGCCGCCGAGCCGGCGCTGCGCATCGGCATCGAGGCGGCCTACCCGCCCTTCGCGTTCAAGACCGCCGACGGCAAGATCGCCGGCTTCGACTACGACATCGGCAACGAGCTGTGCGCGCAGATGCAGGTCAAATGCCAGTGGATCGAGCAGGAGTTCGACGGCCTGATTCCCTCGCTCAAGGTGCGCAAGGTCGACGCCGTGCTGTCCTCGATGTCGATCACCGAAGACCGTCTGAAGTCGGTGGACTTCTCCAAGAAGTACTACCACACCCCCGGCAAGCTGGTGATGAAGGAAGGCAGTCAGATCCAGGACCCGAGCGTCGACCTCAAGGGCAAGAAGGTAGCCGTGCAGCGCGCCTCCACCTACGATCGCTACGCTACTGCCGAACTGACCCCGGCCGGCGTCAACGTGGTGCGCTACGGCTCCAACAACGAAGCCTTCCTCGACCTGCTGGCAGGCCGGGTGGATGCGGTGCTGGCCGATGTGGTGAACATCGACGAGGGCTTCCTGAAAACCGACGGTGGCAAGGGTTTCGCCCTGGTCGGCCCTGATTTCAACGACCCGCGCTACTTCGGTCGCGGCGCCGGCATCGCCGTGCGCAAGGGCGACGCAGCCACCGCCGAGAAGCTCAACACCGCCATCGACGCCATTCGCAGCAACGGCAAGTACGCCGAGGTACAGGCCAAGTACTTCGACTACGACATCTACGGCCAGTAA
- a CDS encoding transporter substrate-binding domain-containing protein, with protein sequence MLRMLLCLFAVLLAQSGTAGPLRVAMEGQFPPFEELDAQGNLVGFNVDIARALCQRMQRECELQRFAWDDLIPALDAGRADLILASMSITAARAERVDFTARYAQTPAFFFARKGHINQMLITPRRIAGKRVGVQQGTTYERFLEARFAEHVQLLRYPSAAQAYRALAGGELDLVLDDAVSGYFGFLLTELGRDFEQVGGPVVAPQFFGQGQGIAVRKGDDELRQQLDRALAAILADGTHKRIEKRYFKQFSVY encoded by the coding sequence ATGCTACGCATGCTGTTGTGTCTGTTCGCTGTGCTGCTCGCCCAATCGGGCACGGCAGGACCGTTGCGGGTCGCCATGGAGGGGCAGTTCCCGCCTTTCGAAGAACTCGATGCGCAGGGCAATCTGGTCGGCTTCAACGTCGACATCGCCAGGGCCCTGTGTCAGCGCATGCAGCGCGAATGCGAACTGCAGCGCTTCGCCTGGGATGACCTGATCCCGGCACTCGACGCGGGACGCGCGGACCTGATCCTGGCGTCCATGTCGATCACCGCGGCGCGCGCCGAACGGGTGGACTTCACCGCTCGCTATGCGCAGACCCCGGCCTTCTTCTTTGCCCGCAAGGGCCATATCAATCAGATGCTGATCACCCCGCGGCGCATCGCCGGCAAGCGCGTCGGCGTGCAACAGGGCACCACCTACGAGCGCTTTCTCGAGGCCCGCTTCGCCGAGCATGTGCAGCTGCTGCGCTATCCCAGCGCCGCCCAGGCCTACCGGGCGCTCGCAGGCGGCGAGCTGGATCTGGTGCTCGACGACGCCGTTTCCGGTTACTTCGGCTTCCTCCTGACCGAACTGGGCCGCGACTTCGAGCAGGTCGGCGGCCCCGTGGTGGCGCCGCAGTTCTTCGGCCAGGGGCAGGGCATCGCCGTGCGCAAGGGTGACGACGAGCTGCGCCAACAGCTCGATCGGGCGCTGGCCGCGATCCTTGCCGACGGCACCCACAAGCGCATCGAGAAACGCTACTTCAAACAGTTTTCCGTTTACTGA
- a CDS encoding TetR/AcrR family transcriptional regulator yields MRYSEDHKAKTHQRIIEEAALRFRRDGVGATGLQPLMKALGLTHGGFYAHFKSKDDLVENALRHAVEELSRSTEALAKDAEAPLPRFIASYLSSAHRANPGSGCPLPTMSAELGQRGEASETTDALVRDRLAMIEDNLGGDDAAEQSVLLLSSMVGALLLSRSVKDPELSDRLLKTTRRLLIEQTQDA; encoded by the coding sequence ATGCGCTATTCGGAAGACCACAAGGCCAAGACCCACCAACGCATCATCGAGGAGGCGGCCCTGCGCTTTCGCCGCGATGGCGTCGGCGCCACCGGCCTGCAGCCGCTGATGAAGGCACTGGGCCTGACCCACGGCGGTTTCTATGCCCACTTCAAGTCCAAGGACGATCTGGTGGAAAACGCCCTGCGCCATGCGGTGGAGGAACTTTCCCGCAGCACCGAGGCGCTGGCCAAGGATGCCGAGGCACCGCTGCCGCGCTTTATCGCCAGCTACCTGTCCAGCGCGCATCGCGCCAACCCCGGCAGTGGCTGCCCGCTGCCGACCATGTCCGCCGAGCTGGGTCAACGTGGCGAGGCCAGCGAAACCACCGACGCCCTGGTGCGTGACCGTCTGGCCATGATCGAGGACAACCTCGGCGGAGATGATGCCGCCGAGCAGAGCGTATTGCTGCTCTCGAGCATGGTCGGCGCCCTGCTGCTGTCGCGCAGCGTCAAGGACCCGGAGCTGTCCGACCGCCTGCTGAAAACGACCCGTCGCCTGCTGATCGAGCAGACGCAGGACGCGTAA
- a CDS encoding cyanophycinase encodes MNKQRNLRGLLAALLLCGSADPVMADGNLLAVGGMLRASNSLVYEKLIELAGGAQQARIAIMPTASGSLGSSKRFQAELEALGVPAEHIRIVGIDRHNYQDTMNDPAVVAPLREASAVWFVGGDQARIARALFNADGSPSLAMQAVQAIYDKGGVVAGTSAGASILGARMPTAYGVVMDTLDFGVATAEGRRGTALLRGAGLFTAGVIDQHFDKIEETSSGRAARMASYLLEQPAPGKGFGLDTNTAMWIKPSGELEVLGEGYLTIMDPAAAKKSFGLYGTRIDDMRLAMLGHGDRYDLASGEIRPDAGKQLIEPGNEYLVGNRLLTDLSAVSAINRAVLYGLADNTASRQLGLMTRYNPANGYHYGYRFEFSKRTDFAAHSRFHDSQTNYSVSDVRLDIRPVTADLREPAAGAPRDAGNGRRGDAIRAVTFRGLMTLNAEGAFEAQRPITRGELANALQMTLAAEPNLKALPTLSDVPAEHPLREHIEVVVSNGWMDGAERFDAERPASRADWALACKTLVERFSGATLSKTVALQDVAGLAVANAEAAAQTVAEGWLSANQGRFEPAAPVARAEVAETLARIIGL; translated from the coding sequence ATGAACAAACAGCGCAATCTTCGTGGCCTTCTCGCCGCGCTCCTCCTCTGCGGCAGTGCTGATCCGGTAATGGCCGATGGCAACCTCCTGGCGGTCGGCGGCATGCTGCGAGCCAGCAACAGCCTGGTCTACGAGAAACTCATCGAACTGGCGGGCGGTGCCCAGCAGGCGCGTATCGCCATCATGCCCACCGCCAGCGGCAGCCTGGGCTCCAGCAAGCGCTTCCAGGCCGAGCTCGAAGCCCTGGGCGTGCCCGCCGAGCACATCCGCATTGTCGGCATCGACCGCCACAACTATCAGGACACCATGAACGACCCTGCCGTGGTCGCGCCGCTGCGCGAGGCCAGTGCGGTCTGGTTCGTTGGTGGCGATCAGGCGCGCATCGCCCGTGCGCTGTTCAACGCCGACGGCAGCCCGTCGCTCGCCATGCAGGCCGTGCAGGCGATCTACGATAAGGGCGGCGTGGTGGCCGGTACCAGCGCCGGGGCCAGCATCCTCGGTGCGCGCATGCCCACCGCCTACGGGGTGGTCATGGACACCCTGGATTTCGGCGTGGCCACGGCCGAGGGCCGGCGCGGTACCGCCCTGCTCAGGGGCGCAGGTCTGTTCACCGCCGGCGTGATCGACCAGCACTTCGACAAGATCGAGGAAACCAGCAGCGGGCGCGCCGCGCGCATGGCCAGCTACCTGCTGGAACAGCCGGCTCCGGGCAAGGGCTTCGGTCTGGATACCAACACCGCCATGTGGATCAAGCCCAGTGGTGAGCTGGAGGTACTGGGCGAGGGCTACCTGACCATCATGGACCCTGCCGCGGCGAAGAAGAGCTTCGGGCTCTACGGCACGCGGATCGACGACATGCGCCTGGCCATGCTCGGTCATGGTGATCGCTACGACCTGGCCTCGGGCGAGATCCGGCCGGACGCCGGCAAGCAGCTGATCGAGCCTGGCAATGAGTACCTGGTGGGCAACCGCCTGCTCACCGACCTGTCGGCCGTGTCGGCGATCAACCGAGCGGTGCTCTATGGCCTGGCCGACAATACGGCGAGCCGTCAGCTCGGGCTGATGACCCGCTACAACCCAGCCAACGGTTACCACTACGGCTATCGCTTCGAATTCAGCAAGCGGACGGACTTCGCCGCTCATAGCCGCTTCCACGATTCGCAGACCAACTACAGCGTCAGCGACGTGCGCCTGGATATCCGCCCGGTGACCGCCGATCTGCGCGAGCCGGCCGCTGGCGCCCCGCGTGATGCCGGCAACGGTCGCCGCGGCGACGCCATTCGTGCGGTGACCTTCCGCGGCCTGATGACCCTCAACGCCGAAGGCGCCTTCGAGGCGCAGCGCCCGATAACCCGCGGCGAGCTGGCCAATGCCCTGCAGATGACCCTGGCCGCGGAGCCCAACCTCAAGGCCCTGCCGACGCTGAGCGACGTGCCGGCCGAGCATCCTCTACGCGAGCACATCGAAGTGGTGGTTTCCAACGGCTGGATGGATGGCGCCGAGCGCTTCGACGCCGAGCGGCCGGCCAGCCGCGCGGACTGGGCGCTGGCCTGCAAGACGCTGGTCGAGCGCTTCAGCGGAGCCACGTTGAGCAAGACCGTGGCGCTGCAGGACGTCGCCGGCCTCGCCGTAGCGAACGCCGAGGCTGCCGCGCAGACCGTGGCCGAAGGTTGGCTGAGCGCCAACCAGGGACGCTTCGAGCCTGCTGCGCCGGTCGCGCGCGCCGAGGTCGCCGAGACCCTGGCACGCATCATCGGCCTCTAG
- a CDS encoding succinylglutamate desuccinylase/aspartoacylase family protein, translating into MQRIDHPLPWSPTGTSRHLSVLRYGSGPCKAYIQASLHADELPGMRVAVELRRRLQQLESAGRLTGVIELVPVANPIGLSQLFQAAVQGRFEFASGRNFNRDFVDLAAAVAAHVEGHLGSDEASNVRLIRRAMNEALDALPAPASELEGMQRLLLRHACDADIVLDLHCDFEAAVHLYSAPQHWPALRPLAARLQAGAVLLAEDSGGSSFDEACAMPWQRLRQRFPEAEIPLACLATTVELGGMADTEAERAVASAEAILAFLAERGLIAGDWPAAPEHCCEATPFAGAQYALAPHPGVVSFFKQPGEWVEHGEALFEVIDPLSEQHSIVRAETCGVLYARERMRFARPGLWLAKVAGATPIRQGRLLSD; encoded by the coding sequence ATGCAACGTATCGACCATCCACTGCCCTGGAGCCCGACCGGAACCAGCCGTCACCTCAGCGTGCTGCGTTACGGCAGCGGCCCGTGCAAGGCCTACATCCAGGCCAGCCTGCATGCCGACGAGCTGCCGGGCATGCGCGTGGCGGTGGAACTCAGGCGTCGTCTGCAGCAGCTGGAAAGCGCCGGACGCCTGACCGGCGTGATCGAACTGGTACCGGTGGCCAACCCCATTGGCCTGAGCCAGCTGTTCCAGGCGGCGGTCCAGGGCCGCTTCGAATTCGCCAGCGGCAGGAACTTCAACCGCGATTTCGTCGATCTGGCGGCCGCGGTCGCAGCGCATGTGGAGGGGCACCTGGGCAGCGACGAAGCGAGCAACGTGCGCCTGATTCGCCGCGCCATGAACGAGGCGCTGGACGCCCTGCCCGCGCCGGCCTCGGAGCTGGAAGGCATGCAGCGTCTGCTGCTGCGTCATGCCTGCGATGCCGACATCGTGCTCGACCTGCACTGCGACTTCGAGGCCGCGGTGCACCTGTACAGCGCGCCGCAGCACTGGCCGGCCCTGCGCCCTCTGGCGGCGCGTCTGCAGGCCGGCGCGGTGCTGCTGGCCGAGGATTCCGGCGGCAGCTCGTTCGACGAGGCCTGCGCCATGCCCTGGCAACGACTGCGCCAGCGTTTCCCCGAAGCCGAGATTCCCCTGGCCTGCCTGGCCACCACCGTAGAGCTGGGCGGCATGGCCGACACCGAAGCCGAACGCGCGGTAGCCAGCGCCGAGGCGATTCTGGCCTTCCTCGCCGAGCGGGGACTGATCGCCGGCGACTGGCCGGCAGCGCCGGAACACTGCTGCGAGGCCACGCCCTTTGCCGGCGCGCAGTACGCCCTCGCCCCACATCCGGGCGTGGTCAGCTTCTTCAAGCAGCCGGGCGAGTGGGTCGAACACGGCGAGGCACTGTTCGAGGTGATCGACCCCTTGAGCGAGCAGCACAGCATCGTCCGCGCCGAAACCTGCGGCGTGCTCTATGCCCGCGAGCGCATGCGCTTCGCCCGCCCCGGCCTGTGGCTGGCCAAGGTCGCCGGGGCAACGCCCATTCGCCAGGGTCGCCTGCTCAGCGACTGA
- a CDS encoding cyanophycinase: MIGSVIRYTLMLALLLPLPALAAGPLLLVGGGLKDDNAVIYQRLVQLAGGSQARIGVITAASIPPSQDPDAGTANARNSKSNGEFYAQLLKTYGAQDAQWIPIDLDSIGNNSNPQVIAQINGMTGFFFGGGDQARLTQTLQTATRADTPALAAIRARHDAGAVLAGSSAGTAIMVGGPMITGGESYPALRYGVYTTSGGDDLSYDMQGGFGFFSHGLLDTHFSERGRQGRIVRLADYTNVPFAYGVDEDTALLVQHNPSLGQVEMEVLGSNGVFIFDLRNKQRGTGSSYALYDVLASYLTAGDRYRPANQQFVIASGKTSLRGREYYSSAMTATGDIFSSPNNSGANGRRNPREFVKVSTDLFDSRSTSTLGRTYESNPRFRVDLIKSTTFDSHGYQGLINGKRLTSYLRLRVDMRPN; encoded by the coding sequence ATGATCGGATCGGTTATTCGTTACACCCTCATGCTGGCTCTTCTGTTACCGCTGCCGGCCCTGGCGGCCGGCCCGCTGCTGCTGGTGGGCGGCGGGCTCAAGGACGACAACGCGGTGATCTACCAACGTCTGGTGCAGCTGGCCGGCGGCAGTCAGGCGCGCATCGGCGTGATCACCGCCGCCTCGATTCCACCGAGCCAGGACCCCGACGCCGGCACGGCCAACGCGCGCAACTCCAAGTCCAATGGCGAATTCTACGCGCAGCTGCTGAAGACCTACGGCGCCCAGGATGCCCAGTGGATTCCCATCGACCTGGACAGCATCGGCAACAACAGCAACCCGCAGGTGATCGCGCAGATCAACGGCATGACCGGCTTCTTCTTCGGCGGCGGCGACCAGGCGCGCCTGACCCAGACGCTGCAGACCGCAACGCGCGCCGACACGCCGGCACTGGCCGCGATTCGCGCCCGGCACGATGCCGGCGCCGTGCTCGCCGGCAGCAGCGCGGGAACCGCGATCATGGTCGGCGGACCGATGATCACCGGCGGCGAGAGCTATCCCGCTCTGCGCTACGGCGTCTACACCACCTCGGGCGGTGATGACCTGTCCTACGACATGCAGGGCGGTTTCGGCTTCTTCAGCCACGGCCTGCTCGACACCCATTTCAGCGAGCGCGGCCGTCAGGGGCGCATCGTGCGCCTGGCCGACTACACCAACGTGCCGTTCGCCTACGGCGTCGACGAGGACACCGCGCTGCTGGTGCAGCACAACCCCAGCCTCGGCCAGGTGGAGATGGAAGTGCTCGGCAGCAACGGCGTGTTCATCTTCGACCTGCGCAACAAGCAGCGCGGCACTGGTAGCAGCTATGCCCTCTACGACGTGCTGGCTAGCTACCTGACCGCCGGCGACCGTTACCGCCCGGCCAATCAGCAGTTCGTGATCGCCAGCGGCAAGACCAGCCTGCGTGGGCGCGAGTACTACAGCTCGGCGATGACCGCCACCGGCGACATCTTCAGCAGCCCGAACAACAGTGGTGCCAACGGCCGACGCAACCCGCGCGAGTTCGTCAAGGTCAGTACCGACCTGTTCGACAGCCGCTCCACCAGCACCCTGGGCCGCACCTACGAAAGCAATCCGCGTTTCCGCGTCGACCTGATCAAGAGCACCACCTTTGACAGTCACGGCTATCAGGGGCTTATCAACGGCAAGCGCCTGACCTCCTATCTGCGTCTGCGCGTGGATATGCGCCCCAACTGA
- a CDS encoding SDR family NAD(P)-dependent oxidoreductase: MSTASKPATALITGASSGIGATYAERLARRGHDLLLVARDAQRLQALAERLGGEYGVAVEVLPADLTQKADILKVAQRLREDAGIGLLVNNAGVAMNGKLADADLEQAEAMIQLNVVALTHLAAAAAANFSAAGRGGIINLGSVVALAPEMFNAVYSATKAYVLSLTQTLAGELRGSGVQLQAVLPGVTRTEIWERSGTDASALPPSMIMEVGEMVDAALAGFDQGELVTIPSLPDAADWDAFVAARAALGPNLSHSQAAARYK, translated from the coding sequence ATGAGCACTGCAAGCAAGCCTGCTACCGCCCTGATTACCGGCGCCTCGTCCGGCATCGGCGCCACCTACGCCGAGCGTCTGGCTCGGCGTGGTCACGACCTCCTGCTGGTGGCGCGTGATGCCCAGCGCCTGCAGGCCCTGGCAGAGCGCCTGGGCGGCGAATATGGCGTCGCCGTCGAGGTGCTGCCGGCCGACCTGACGCAGAAGGCCGATATCCTCAAGGTGGCGCAACGCCTGCGTGAGGATGCCGGTATCGGCCTGCTGGTAAACAACGCGGGTGTGGCGATGAACGGCAAGCTGGCCGACGCCGATCTGGAGCAGGCCGAGGCGATGATCCAGCTCAACGTGGTGGCACTGACCCACCTGGCGGCTGCGGCTGCAGCCAATTTCTCTGCGGCGGGGCGTGGCGGCATCATCAACCTCGGCTCGGTGGTGGCGCTGGCGCCGGAGATGTTCAACGCCGTGTACAGCGCGACCAAGGCCTACGTGCTGAGCCTGACCCAGACCCTGGCCGGTGAGTTGCGGGGTTCGGGCGTGCAGTTGCAGGCGGTGCTGCCGGGCGTGACCCGCACCGAGATCTGGGAGCGCAGCGGCACCGACGCCTCGGCGCTGCCGCCGTCGATGATCATGGAAGTGGGCGAGATGGTCGATGCGGCGCTGGCCGGTTTCGATCAGGGCGAACTGGTGACCATACCCTCGCTGCCGGATGCAGCCGACTGGGATGCCTTCGTCGCCGCCCGCGCCGCGCTGGGGCCGAACCTGTCGCACAGCCAGGCGGCGGCGCGCTACAAGTGA
- a CDS encoding PaaI family thioesterase gives MTALSRDARLATWIAEEQAIRNQLAAPGTLSLAEVAAMTPMDFFDGIGRGDLPSPPINAVLDFTPVQWASGLFVFQGTPDQRHYNPLGSVHGGYIATLLDSCMGCAVHTLLKTGQGYTTADLRVSYIRALRSEAGPVRAEGRIIHVGRSTALAEGRLYDVDERLYAVASTTCLILDMNAPRQNGDAGVR, from the coding sequence ATGACCGCCTTATCCCGAGACGCCCGCCTCGCCACCTGGATTGCCGAGGAACAGGCCATTCGCAATCAACTCGCAGCCCCGGGCACCCTCAGCCTGGCGGAGGTGGCCGCCATGACGCCGATGGATTTCTTCGACGGCATCGGCCGCGGCGACCTGCCCTCCCCGCCGATCAACGCGGTGCTCGACTTCACCCCGGTGCAATGGGCCAGCGGCCTGTTCGTCTTCCAGGGCACGCCCGATCAGCGCCACTACAACCCGCTGGGCAGCGTGCATGGCGGCTACATCGCCACACTCCTCGACTCCTGCATGGGTTGCGCCGTGCATACCCTGCTCAAAACGGGCCAGGGCTACACCACCGCGGACCTGCGGGTGAGCTACATCCGCGCGCTGCGCAGTGAAGCCGGTCCGGTACGCGCCGAAGGCCGCATCATCCATGTCGGCCGCTCCACCGCGCTGGCCGAAGGTCGACTGTACGACGTCGACGAGCGCCTCTACGCCGTCGCCTCCACCACCTGTCTGATTCTCGACATGAACGCGCCGCGCCAGAACGGCGATGCAGGTGTAAGATGA
- a CDS encoding ABC transporter permease has translation MLDFHLILSSLPLYASGLLVTFELLLIALALGLLLALPLALMRVSRSPLVNFPAWLYTYVIRGTPMLVQLFLLYYGLAQFDVIRDSFMWPYFSSATFCACLAFAINTSAYTAEILAGSLKATPPGEIEAARAMGMSRAQLYRRILLPSAMRRALPQYSNEVIMMLHTTSLASLVTLIDLTGAARTISSQYYMPFEAFITAGLFYLVLTVGLVRLFKYAELRWLAHLTPRKH, from the coding sequence ATGCTCGATTTCCATCTGATCCTCTCCAGCCTGCCGCTGTATGCCAGCGGTCTGCTGGTCACCTTCGAGCTGCTGCTGATCGCCCTCGCCCTGGGCCTGCTGCTGGCTCTGCCGTTGGCCCTGATGCGGGTGTCGCGCTCGCCGCTGGTGAACTTCCCAGCCTGGCTCTATACCTACGTGATTCGCGGCACGCCGATGCTGGTACAGCTATTTCTGCTCTACTACGGCCTGGCCCAGTTCGACGTCATCCGCGACAGCTTCATGTGGCCGTACTTTTCCAGCGCCACCTTCTGCGCCTGCCTGGCCTTCGCCATCAACACCAGCGCCTACACGGCGGAGATTCTGGCCGGCAGCCTCAAGGCCACGCCGCCCGGCGAGATCGAGGCAGCCAGGGCCATGGGCATGTCACGCGCCCAGCTCTACCGGCGCATCCTGCTGCCTTCGGCCATGCGCCGCGCGCTGCCGCAGTACAGCAACGAGGTGATCATGATGCTGCACACCACTTCGCTGGCCTCGCTGGTGACGCTCATCGACCTCACCGGTGCAGCCCGCACCATCAGCTCGCAGTACTACATGCCGTTCGAGGCCTTCATCACCGCCGGCCTGTTCTATCTGGTGCTGACGGTGGGCCTGGTGCGCCTGTTCAAATACGCCGAACTGCGCTGGCTGGCCCACCTGACCCCACGCAAGCATTAA
- a CDS encoding OprD family porin: protein MKILKLSCLALAIGAVASQAAAAGQQQEAKGFIEDSSLQLINRNFYMNRDYRHGGSNSQGINRAKPVNERNGYREEWAHGAQLNFSSGFTQGTVGVGADAFAYGGVKLDSGRGRVGNGLLPISNNRTADAEVPDSYGQIGGAVKLRASSTELKYGEMRPTAPVFATGDARLLPETATGFQISSSEFDALSFEAGHFTSINRRNSTNSDDDLTSEYAEVEARSVDFAGLSYAVNDDLSLMFYASEAKDVWRQYFANLNYNIPLADSQALNFDLVAYKTRDEGEARAGELDTLTWSLKGAYSFGAHKLSLAYQKVRGDEFFDYIGGDSIWLANSVQYSDFNAPNERSVQIRYDLNMKHYGVPGLTFMARYIKGDDIDGTKADPNGAFAGWAGDDEKHWERDLEARYVFQEGAAKDLSLRLRHATHRSTAFDDDLDEVRLIIEYPLSIL, encoded by the coding sequence ATGAAGATTCTCAAACTCAGCTGTCTCGCCCTGGCCATCGGTGCCGTGGCCTCGCAGGCTGCCGCCGCCGGTCAGCAGCAGGAAGCCAAGGGTTTCATCGAGGACAGCAGCCTGCAGCTGATCAACCGCAATTTCTACATGAACCGCGACTACCGTCATGGCGGCAGCAACAGCCAGGGCATCAACCGTGCCAAGCCGGTCAACGAACGCAACGGCTATCGCGAGGAGTGGGCACACGGTGCGCAGCTGAACTTCAGCTCGGGGTTCACCCAGGGGACCGTCGGTGTCGGCGCCGATGCCTTCGCCTACGGCGGGGTCAAGCTCGATAGCGGCCGTGGCCGGGTAGGCAACGGCCTGCTGCCGATCAGCAACAACCGCACCGCCGATGCCGAGGTGCCGGACAGCTACGGCCAGATCGGTGGTGCGGTGAAGCTGCGCGCCTCTTCCACCGAGCTGAAGTACGGCGAGATGCGCCCGACCGCACCGGTGTTCGCCACCGGCGATGCGCGCCTGCTGCCGGAGACCGCGACCGGCTTCCAGATTTCCAGCAGCGAGTTCGACGCACTGTCCTTCGAGGCCGGCCACTTCACCTCGATCAATCGCCGCAACTCCACCAACTCCGATGACGACCTGACCAGCGAGTACGCCGAGGTGGAGGCGCGCAGCGTCGACTTCGCAGGCCTCAGCTACGCGGTCAATGACGACCTGAGCCTGATGTTCTATGCCAGCGAGGCCAAGGATGTCTGGCGTCAGTACTTCGCCAACCTGAACTACAACATCCCGCTGGCCGATAGCCAGGCGCTGAACTTCGACCTGGTGGCGTACAAGACCCGCGACGAAGGCGAGGCGCGTGCCGGCGAGCTGGACACCCTGACCTGGTCGCTCAAGGGCGCCTACAGCTTCGGCGCGCACAAGCTCAGCCTGGCCTATCAGAAGGTGCGTGGCGACGAGTTCTTCGACTACATCGGCGGCGACTCCATCTGGCTGGCCAACTCGGTGCAGTACTCCGACTTCAACGCCCCCAACGAGCGCTCGGTGCAGATCCGCTACGACCTGAACATGAAGCACTACGGCGTTCCCGGCCTGACCTTCATGGCGCGCTACATCAAGGGCGACGACATCGACGGCACCAAGGCCGATCCGAATGGCGCCTTCGCCGGCTGGGCCGGTGACGACGAGAAGCATTGGGAACGCGATCTGGAAGCGCGCTACGTGTTCCAGGAAGGCGCGGCCAAGGACCTGTCGCTGCGTCTGCGTCACGCCACTCACCGCTCCACGGCATTCGACGACGACCTCGACGAGGTGCGCCTGATCATCGAGTACCCGCTGAGCATCCTGTAA